The following proteins are co-located in the Dromiciops gliroides isolate mDroGli1 chromosome 2, mDroGli1.pri, whole genome shotgun sequence genome:
- the DCAF4 gene encoding DDB1- and CUL4-associated factor 4 isoform X2 → MKKRGSYSREKYGRSSYQQSNACRWNRRRSSNERYGAHTSHSAQSSDSNTSALSSTSSSDASSSVPELPGFYFDPEKNRYFRLLPGHNNCNPLTRELIQHKERESKRLKLLEEEDLQKKKTSRIGLNPLPLLNKRQLGLLYPTNYCRLVHELRVNCMQRKKVEIQSPDSSVVGTDHFKLIVADTARERIFTVNDVEHGGCKYGIINLSGLGTKALTVEMYDNLYFTNRKVNSVCWASLTHPDSHVLLCLMGIAETPGCASLLPASLFSNTRPEDQPGMLCNFKISTAWSCAWCLNPQANNCFSTGLSRRVLVTNAVTGHRQMFGTNSDVLAQQFATQSPVLFNGCRSGEIFAIDLRHRNRKGQGWKAARLFHDSAVTSVRVLQDEQHLMAADMSGKIKLWDLKANKCVKQYEGHNNEYAYLPLHIHEEEGLLIAVGQDCYTRIWSLHDTHLLRTIPSPYPSSKEDIPSVVFSSYLGGSRGVPGLLLAVRQDLYCFPYN, encoded by the exons ATATGGAGCACACACATCTCATAGTGCTCAAAGTTCTGACAGCAATACTAGCGCCCTTTCATCAACTTCCAGCTCAGACGCAAGCTCTTCAGTGCCAG AACTGCCAGGATTTTACTTTGATCCCGAAAAGAACCGTTACTTCCGCTTGCTTCCTGGACATAACAACTGCAACCCCCTCACAAGGGAGCTTATCCAGCACAAGGAGAGGGAGAGCAAAAGACTGAAGCTTTTAGAGGAAGAGGATCTGCAAAAAAAG AAAACAAGCAGAATTGGATTGAATCCATTACCATTGTTGAACAAGAGGCAGTTGGGTTTACTCTACCCTACCAATTATTGCCG ACTAGTCCATGAGTTACGTGTAAACTGCATGCAGAGAAAGAAGGTGGAAATTCAGAGCCCCGATTCCTCTGTTGTTGGAACTGATCACTTTAAACTCATAGTG GCTGACACTGCCCGAGAGAGGATATTCACAGTTAATGATGTGGAGCATGGAGGCTGCAAGTATGGCATCATCAACCTTAGTGGTTTAGGAACCAAGGCTCTCACTGTGGAGATGTATGACAACCTCTACTTTACCAACCGCAAG GTAAATTCTGTATGCTGGGCCTCACTGACTCATCCAGATTCCCATGTTTT GCTTTGTCTCATGGGCATTGCAGAGACTCCAGGCTGTGCCAGTTTACTTCCTGCCTCCTTGTTCAGCAACACCAGACCAG AAGACCAGCCTGGCATGCTTTGCAATTTTAAGATCTCCACTGCCTGGTCTTGTGCATGGTGCCTGAACCCCCAGGCTAATAATTGCTTCAGTACAG GTTTGTCCAGAAGGGTCCTTGTAACCAATGCAGTGACTGGTCATCGGCAGATGTTTGGGACCAACAGTGATGTACTGGCACAACAGTTTGCCACCCAG TCCCCTGTACTATTCAATGGCTGCCGCTCTGGGGAGATCTTTGCTATTGATCTGCGTCATCGAAATCGTAAAGGCCAGGGCTGGAAAGCTGCCCGCTTATTCCATGACTCAGCTGTGACGTCTGTTCGGGTCCTACAAGATGAGCAACACCTAATGGCGGCAGATATGTCTGGGAAG ATCAAGCTATGGGACCTGAAGGCAAATAAGTGTGTGAAACAATATGAGGGTCACAATAATGAATACGCCTACCTGCCCCTGCACATACATGAGGAAGAAGGACTTCTGATAGCAG tgGGTCAGGACTGCTATACAAGGATATGGAGCCTTCATGATACCCATCTGCTCAGAACCATCCCTTCCCCATACCCATCCTCCAAGGAAGACATCCCTAGTGTGGTTTTCTCCTCCTATCTTGGCGGCTCCCGTGGAGTGCCAGGATTGCTCTTGGCTGTTCGACAGGATCTCTACTGTTTTCCCTATAATTGA
- the DCAF4 gene encoding DDB1- and CUL4-associated factor 4 isoform X1, giving the protein MKKRGSYSREKYGRSSYQQSNACRWNRRRSSNERYGAHTSHSAQSSDSNTSALSSTSSSDASSSVPELPGFYFDPEKNRYFRLLPGHNNCNPLTRELIQHKERESKRLKLLEEEDLQKKKTSRIGLNPLPLLNKRQLGLLYPTNYCRLVHELRVNCMQRKKVEIQSPDSSVVGTDHFKLIVADTARERIFTVNDVEHGGCKYGIINLSGLGTKALTVEMYDNLYFTNRKVNSVCWASLTHPDSHVLLCLMGIAETPGCASLLPASLFSNTRPAEDQPGMLCNFKISTAWSCAWCLNPQANNCFSTGLSRRVLVTNAVTGHRQMFGTNSDVLAQQFATQSPVLFNGCRSGEIFAIDLRHRNRKGQGWKAARLFHDSAVTSVRVLQDEQHLMAADMSGKIKLWDLKANKCVKQYEGHNNEYAYLPLHIHEEEGLLIAVGQDCYTRIWSLHDTHLLRTIPSPYPSSKEDIPSVVFSSYLGGSRGVPGLLLAVRQDLYCFPYN; this is encoded by the exons ATATGGAGCACACACATCTCATAGTGCTCAAAGTTCTGACAGCAATACTAGCGCCCTTTCATCAACTTCCAGCTCAGACGCAAGCTCTTCAGTGCCAG AACTGCCAGGATTTTACTTTGATCCCGAAAAGAACCGTTACTTCCGCTTGCTTCCTGGACATAACAACTGCAACCCCCTCACAAGGGAGCTTATCCAGCACAAGGAGAGGGAGAGCAAAAGACTGAAGCTTTTAGAGGAAGAGGATCTGCAAAAAAAG AAAACAAGCAGAATTGGATTGAATCCATTACCATTGTTGAACAAGAGGCAGTTGGGTTTACTCTACCCTACCAATTATTGCCG ACTAGTCCATGAGTTACGTGTAAACTGCATGCAGAGAAAGAAGGTGGAAATTCAGAGCCCCGATTCCTCTGTTGTTGGAACTGATCACTTTAAACTCATAGTG GCTGACACTGCCCGAGAGAGGATATTCACAGTTAATGATGTGGAGCATGGAGGCTGCAAGTATGGCATCATCAACCTTAGTGGTTTAGGAACCAAGGCTCTCACTGTGGAGATGTATGACAACCTCTACTTTACCAACCGCAAG GTAAATTCTGTATGCTGGGCCTCACTGACTCATCCAGATTCCCATGTTTT GCTTTGTCTCATGGGCATTGCAGAGACTCCAGGCTGTGCCAGTTTACTTCCTGCCTCCTTGTTCAGCAACACCAGACCAG CAGAAGACCAGCCTGGCATGCTTTGCAATTTTAAGATCTCCACTGCCTGGTCTTGTGCATGGTGCCTGAACCCCCAGGCTAATAATTGCTTCAGTACAG GTTTGTCCAGAAGGGTCCTTGTAACCAATGCAGTGACTGGTCATCGGCAGATGTTTGGGACCAACAGTGATGTACTGGCACAACAGTTTGCCACCCAG TCCCCTGTACTATTCAATGGCTGCCGCTCTGGGGAGATCTTTGCTATTGATCTGCGTCATCGAAATCGTAAAGGCCAGGGCTGGAAAGCTGCCCGCTTATTCCATGACTCAGCTGTGACGTCTGTTCGGGTCCTACAAGATGAGCAACACCTAATGGCGGCAGATATGTCTGGGAAG ATCAAGCTATGGGACCTGAAGGCAAATAAGTGTGTGAAACAATATGAGGGTCACAATAATGAATACGCCTACCTGCCCCTGCACATACATGAGGAAGAAGGACTTCTGATAGCAG tgGGTCAGGACTGCTATACAAGGATATGGAGCCTTCATGATACCCATCTGCTCAGAACCATCCCTTCCCCATACCCATCCTCCAAGGAAGACATCCCTAGTGTGGTTTTCTCCTCCTATCTTGGCGGCTCCCGTGGAGTGCCAGGATTGCTCTTGGCTGTTCGACAGGATCTCTACTGTTTTCCCTATAATTGA
- the DCAF4 gene encoding DDB1- and CUL4-associated factor 4 isoform X3 — protein sequence MYDNLYFTNRKVNSVCWASLTHPDSHVLLCLMGIAETPGCASLLPASLFSNTRPAEDQPGMLCNFKISTAWSCAWCLNPQANNCFSTGLSRRVLVTNAVTGHRQMFGTNSDVLAQQFATQSPVLFNGCRSGEIFAIDLRHRNRKGQGWKAARLFHDSAVTSVRVLQDEQHLMAADMSGKIKLWDLKANKCVKQYEGHNNEYAYLPLHIHEEEGLLIAVGQDCYTRIWSLHDTHLLRTIPSPYPSSKEDIPSVVFSSYLGGSRGVPGLLLAVRQDLYCFPYN from the exons ATGTATGACAACCTCTACTTTACCAACCGCAAG GTAAATTCTGTATGCTGGGCCTCACTGACTCATCCAGATTCCCATGTTTT GCTTTGTCTCATGGGCATTGCAGAGACTCCAGGCTGTGCCAGTTTACTTCCTGCCTCCTTGTTCAGCAACACCAGACCAG CAGAAGACCAGCCTGGCATGCTTTGCAATTTTAAGATCTCCACTGCCTGGTCTTGTGCATGGTGCCTGAACCCCCAGGCTAATAATTGCTTCAGTACAG GTTTGTCCAGAAGGGTCCTTGTAACCAATGCAGTGACTGGTCATCGGCAGATGTTTGGGACCAACAGTGATGTACTGGCACAACAGTTTGCCACCCAG TCCCCTGTACTATTCAATGGCTGCCGCTCTGGGGAGATCTTTGCTATTGATCTGCGTCATCGAAATCGTAAAGGCCAGGGCTGGAAAGCTGCCCGCTTATTCCATGACTCAGCTGTGACGTCTGTTCGGGTCCTACAAGATGAGCAACACCTAATGGCGGCAGATATGTCTGGGAAG ATCAAGCTATGGGACCTGAAGGCAAATAAGTGTGTGAAACAATATGAGGGTCACAATAATGAATACGCCTACCTGCCCCTGCACATACATGAGGAAGAAGGACTTCTGATAGCAG tgGGTCAGGACTGCTATACAAGGATATGGAGCCTTCATGATACCCATCTGCTCAGAACCATCCCTTCCCCATACCCATCCTCCAAGGAAGACATCCCTAGTGTGGTTTTCTCCTCCTATCTTGGCGGCTCCCGTGGAGTGCCAGGATTGCTCTTGGCTGTTCGACAGGATCTCTACTGTTTTCCCTATAATTGA